The following are encoded in a window of Acetobacteroides hydrogenigenes genomic DNA:
- a CDS encoding sialidase family protein, with amino-acid sequence MRAMFLLLVLACWCGAAAQQPIVNRYSERLLLDSMPTKACHAATLAEVKPGKIIAAWFGGSYEGAKDVSIYCCTIYPVQGKPKRVALPVVKGKDTLPCWNPVLYKSKSGMLYLFYKVGKNPREWKGYMITSKNEGDSWSKPHALPEGFLGPIKNKPIEVRKGILLCPSSVETIMDNRWMSHVELYNEATLQWRKIPIDSASKFGVIQPTLLSHNADTVQALMRSRQNRIVESWSYDGGNTWQKMDTLSVLNPNSGIDAVRLNRSCFLLVNSPLLSGKDWFNGRNVLELAYSKDGRHWSHLQTLENEPEGEFSYPAIINDSRGVVHIIYTYNRQNFKYAQVVVRCANDAKLVKQEYL; translated from the coding sequence ATGAGAGCGATGTTTCTCCTTCTGGTATTGGCCTGCTGGTGCGGTGCTGCTGCTCAACAACCTATCGTAAATCGGTATAGCGAAAGATTGCTTTTAGATTCGATGCCGACTAAGGCATGCCATGCTGCCACATTGGCCGAAGTTAAGCCCGGGAAGATTATCGCTGCTTGGTTTGGTGGTAGCTACGAGGGAGCTAAAGATGTCTCAATATACTGTTGTACAATTTATCCGGTACAAGGAAAGCCCAAGCGTGTTGCTTTACCTGTTGTTAAGGGGAAAGATACGCTGCCTTGTTGGAATCCTGTTCTGTATAAGAGCAAAAGTGGAATGCTATACCTATTCTATAAGGTAGGAAAGAATCCTCGCGAGTGGAAAGGGTATATGATTACCTCAAAAAATGAAGGAGACAGCTGGAGCAAACCTCATGCCCTTCCTGAAGGTTTCTTGGGGCCAATAAAGAATAAGCCCATCGAGGTACGCAAGGGTATTCTGTTGTGCCCATCGAGCGTAGAAACCATAATGGACAACCGTTGGATGTCGCATGTCGAGCTGTATAATGAAGCAACCCTGCAATGGCGGAAGATCCCAATAGATTCGGCGTCGAAGTTTGGGGTTATACAACCAACGCTGCTTTCTCATAATGCTGATACCGTTCAGGCATTGATGCGAAGTCGACAAAACCGTATTGTCGAAAGCTGGTCGTACGATGGGGGCAATACTTGGCAAAAGATGGATACGCTGTCGGTGCTTAATCCCAACTCAGGCATCGATGCGGTGAGGCTTAATCGTTCCTGCTTTCTTTTGGTTAATAGCCCGTTATTAAGCGGTAAAGATTGGTTTAACGGGCGTAACGTTCTAGAGCTGGCCTACTCGAAAGATGGACGACATTGGAGTCATCTGCAGACGCTAGAGAACGAGCCAGAAGGTGAATTCAGCTACCCGGCAATCATTAATGATAGTAGAGGAGTTGTGCATATTATTTATACCTATAATCGACAAAATTTCAAGTATGCACAGGTTGTGGTTAGGTGTGCCAACGATGCTAAGCTCGTTAAGCAGGAATATTTGTAG
- a CDS encoding sodium-dependent transporter, translating into MSETTTQSIASEQSWGSRIGLVLAMAGNAVGFGNFLRFPVQAIENGGGAFIIPYLVCLVLLGLPLLLIEWSTGRFGGKFSYHSSPFIMFKVGQKPIWAYVGVFGIFSNLVILSFYTYMESWTLAYIYHSLNGSFSSMNQEGVANFFMSYLEVSTTSTGIPFESIVFFLLCLGLNIWILSRGIQKGVELAAKIGMPILVLFGIILAYKAISLKAGVAGAVYDGIEGLNFLWTPQYDTIWNPKVWLAAAGQIFFTLSVGMGAIMAYASFVKPKEDIAGGAMAAGFMNEFVEVVLGGSILIPIAIGYFGVDKILEITRSGSLGLAFQTLPFLFSKWGPVLSVLGGTLFFGLLFFAGITSTLAMGTSIINFLRDEFKYNQHKAAIILGILILVLGLPSIFYFKEGVFGEYDYWGGTIALVVFAMFESILFAWGFGLKRGWAEITEGADVNLPRIFIPIIKYVTPLMLIVIFVAATIRPVNDDWSLKNIGNWNFHNESIIGKIAHKGIGPNNRYFSDTYYAESPGVVVGITPNNGVKALTVKGENGTVNYEMKQGYTPAAKVGDKVEVGSPIFHGKIINSVFYIDMSRVLLLLIFVGSTAIVFVAYRRRIKENRLL; encoded by the coding sequence ATGAGCGAAACTACTACACAATCTATTGCATCGGAGCAAAGCTGGGGATCTAGAATCGGGCTGGTATTGGCAATGGCCGGTAATGCTGTCGGTTTTGGAAATTTCCTTCGATTTCCAGTACAGGCCATCGAGAATGGCGGGGGAGCATTCATCATCCCCTACCTTGTTTGTCTTGTTTTACTAGGGCTTCCGCTTCTGCTCATCGAGTGGTCTACCGGCCGATTTGGCGGCAAATTCAGCTACCACTCATCGCCATTCATAATGTTTAAGGTAGGGCAAAAGCCTATTTGGGCCTACGTTGGTGTTTTTGGGATATTCAGCAACCTGGTAATTCTATCCTTTTACACCTATATGGAGAGCTGGACCTTGGCGTACATCTACCATTCGCTAAATGGGTCATTTAGCTCAATGAACCAGGAAGGGGTTGCCAACTTCTTTATGAGCTACCTGGAAGTATCCACCACATCAACCGGAATCCCCTTCGAGTCTATCGTTTTCTTTCTTCTCTGCTTAGGACTAAACATCTGGATTCTGAGTAGGGGAATTCAAAAAGGGGTAGAACTTGCAGCAAAGATTGGCATGCCTATTCTTGTTCTTTTTGGAATCATACTTGCCTATAAAGCTATCTCACTTAAAGCGGGTGTAGCCGGAGCGGTATACGATGGAATAGAAGGGCTAAACTTTCTATGGACTCCCCAATACGATACTATATGGAACCCGAAAGTTTGGCTAGCGGCTGCCGGACAAATCTTCTTCACCCTTTCGGTTGGCATGGGGGCAATTATGGCCTATGCCTCGTTTGTCAAGCCCAAAGAGGATATAGCAGGCGGCGCAATGGCTGCAGGATTTATGAACGAATTTGTAGAGGTTGTTCTTGGAGGATCAATCCTAATTCCAATTGCTATCGGCTACTTTGGTGTGGATAAGATTCTGGAAATTACCCGATCAGGGAGCTTAGGCCTTGCGTTCCAAACCCTCCCATTCCTGTTCTCGAAGTGGGGTCCCGTTTTATCCGTTTTAGGCGGTACCCTTTTCTTTGGGTTACTTTTCTTTGCAGGCATCACCTCTACATTGGCAATGGGAACCTCCATTATCAACTTCTTACGCGACGAGTTCAAGTACAACCAGCATAAGGCTGCTATAATTTTAGGTATCCTAATTTTAGTGCTAGGCCTCCCATCCATTTTCTACTTCAAAGAAGGAGTATTTGGCGAATACGACTACTGGGGAGGAACCATTGCTCTGGTTGTCTTTGCAATGTTCGAATCAATACTATTTGCTTGGGGATTTGGGCTAAAAAGAGGCTGGGCAGAGATTACCGAAGGTGCAGACGTTAACCTTCCCAGAATCTTTATACCCATAATCAAGTACGTTACCCCATTAATGCTAATCGTAATTTTTGTAGCGGCAACCATACGTCCTGTAAACGACGATTGGTCATTAAAAAATATTGGAAACTGGAACTTTCACAACGAAAGCATCATTGGTAAGATAGCCCATAAGGGGATTGGCCCCAACAACCGCTACTTCAGCGACACCTACTACGCTGAAAGTCCGGGAGTGGTAGTTGGCATAACCCCCAACAATGGAGTAAAGGCGCTTACAGTAAAGGGCGAGAATGGAACCGTAAACTACGAGATGAAGCAAGGTTATACACCAGCCGCAAAGGTTGGCGATAAGGTAGAGGTTGGCTCTCCAATATTCCATGGAAAAATTATTAATTCGGTATTCTACATCGATATGTCAAGAGTGCTGCTTTTGCTCATATTTGTAGGGTCTACCGCCATAGTATTTGTGGCCTATCGTCGTAGAATAAAAGAAAACAGATTATTATGA
- a CDS encoding hydrolase produces the protein MTTTNASESICCPPFDPTPWDDKVVEWENKKFIKDKVCTLFYMPLNFGKVMKRIFDVFSKASADVPDYLCLSDHTSRWNMDIYLATDREISGAENTTISGKFYSKVYEGPFKDTGKWCKDFESVAKSKGYAIKKWYMWYTTCPKCAKKYGKNYVAILGQIE, from the coding sequence ATGACTACTACCAATGCATCAGAATCAATATGCTGCCCACCATTCGACCCAACACCTTGGGACGACAAGGTTGTTGAGTGGGAGAATAAGAAGTTTATAAAAGATAAGGTATGCACCCTATTCTACATGCCCCTCAACTTCGGCAAAGTGATGAAGCGGATCTTTGATGTATTCTCTAAGGCGAGCGCCGATGTCCCAGATTATCTCTGCCTCTCCGATCATACCTCACGATGGAATATGGACATCTACCTTGCAACTGATAGGGAGATTTCCGGTGCAGAGAATACCACCATAAGCGGCAAGTTCTACAGCAAGGTGTACGAAGGTCCATTTAAGGATACCGGCAAATGGTGTAAGGATTTCGAGAGTGTTGCTAAATCGAAAGGATACGCCATTAAAAAATGGTACATGTGGTACACCACCTGTCCAAAGTGCGCAAAGAAGTATGGAAAAAACTACGTAGCCATCCTTGGTCAGATAGAGTAG
- a CDS encoding FKBP-type peptidyl-prolyl cis-trans isomerase: protein MKKVLLAAIALVGISTISYSASFPSNQQGDSLKTMKLKNASDSVCYAIGLTVGQSLRNFQVKTVDERIVAKAIKDMLSNNPENLQINEREAMGVVQAYFGKIQKEAMDNALKQGEDFLAKNKQEAGVVELPSGLQYKIVNPGDAKLMPKATDTVVVHYTGSLIDGKVFDSSKNYGKPITFPLNQVIPGWTEGVQLIGKGGTIMLYIPSKLAYGERGAGNAIPGNSALIFEIELVDVKVSDAPADKSKVVPAKALTPAKSAAPAKKKATASNPKKK, encoded by the coding sequence ATGAAGAAAGTACTCTTGGCTGCAATTGCCCTAGTTGGCATCAGCACAATTTCTTACTCTGCGTCGTTCCCGTCAAATCAGCAGGGCGACTCGCTGAAGACGATGAAGCTTAAAAATGCGTCCGATTCGGTTTGCTATGCCATAGGGCTTACTGTTGGTCAGAGCCTTCGTAACTTTCAGGTAAAGACAGTTGACGAAAGAATTGTTGCAAAGGCTATAAAGGATATGCTGAGCAATAATCCAGAAAACCTACAGATTAACGAAAGGGAGGCCATGGGCGTTGTTCAGGCCTATTTTGGAAAGATCCAAAAGGAAGCTATGGATAATGCGCTAAAGCAAGGCGAAGACTTTTTGGCTAAGAATAAGCAGGAGGCCGGAGTTGTTGAACTTCCTAGCGGCTTACAGTATAAGATTGTCAATCCAGGCGATGCTAAGCTAATGCCTAAGGCTACCGATACGGTAGTTGTGCACTATACCGGTTCGCTAATTGATGGAAAGGTGTTCGACTCGTCGAAGAACTATGGTAAACCAATTACCTTCCCTCTAAATCAGGTTATCCCAGGTTGGACCGAAGGCGTTCAGCTAATCGGTAAGGGGGGTACAATTATGCTTTACATCCCTTCGAAGCTAGCTTATGGCGAGCGTGGTGCTGGTAATGCAATCCCCGGAAACTCTGCCCTTATCTTTGAGATAGAGTTGGTAGATGTAAAGGTTAGCGATGCTCCTGCAGATAAGAGCAAGGTGGTGCCCGCCAAAGCGCTTACCCCCGCAAAATCGGCAGCCCCAGCAAAGAAGAAGGCTACGGCCTCTAATCCTAAGAAGAAGTAG
- a CDS encoding DUF3127 domain-containing protein produces the protein MSLEVTGRLLKVLPQQRGAGKNGEWVKQDFVVETTEQYPKKVCFSAWGDKVNDLSRVNVGDSITVSFNVESREYNERWYTDLRSWRITPQSQGGSAGMPPFPGEIPPPVDSMEGNEDLPF, from the coding sequence ATGAGCTTAGAAGTAACAGGTAGGCTACTAAAGGTATTGCCTCAGCAGCGCGGTGCCGGAAAGAACGGCGAATGGGTAAAGCAAGATTTTGTTGTCGAAACCACCGAGCAGTATCCAAAAAAGGTATGCTTTTCGGCTTGGGGCGATAAGGTTAACGACCTAAGTCGTGTTAACGTTGGCGATAGCATCACGGTTAGCTTTAACGTGGAGTCGCGCGAGTACAACGAGCGCTGGTACACCGATCTTAGATCCTGGAGAATAACCCCACAATCGCAGGGTGGTTCTGCCGGTATGCCTCCATTCCCCGGAGAAATACCTCCTCCTGTAGATTCGATGGAGGGTAACGAAGATTTACCATTTTAG
- a CDS encoding TIGR01777 family oxidoreductase codes for MRVAILGGTGFIGSHLTRLLVQDGVDVTVVSRHPKVGAVGKGRGMVEYARWNGSSVQELIPIVEKADGVVNLVGEGIADKRWTPERKQAILKSRVDAASALCSAIQQADSKPDVVVQASAIGYYGYKYERKDRIEADEFSEVGTGFLAEVCKQWEDAILPLEDVVARLVIVRTGIVLGFGGGFLGKQLPLFKLGLGGSIGKGVQPFSWIHIDDEVGAILHLLRSRESSGVYNLVAPNPCSYSSFVKTLGGVLHRPALLAIPIWAVKLLFGEEMANEVIVGGKIVVPRRLLESGYSFKYPLLQDALTMIVKKD; via the coding sequence ATGCGAGTGGCAATTCTTGGCGGCACAGGTTTTATTGGTTCGCATCTTACCCGCTTGTTAGTACAGGATGGGGTTGATGTAACCGTTGTCTCGCGGCATCCAAAGGTTGGTGCAGTAGGTAAAGGGCGAGGCATGGTTGAGTACGCTCGGTGGAATGGCTCTTCGGTGCAGGAGCTTATCCCGATTGTAGAAAAGGCAGATGGCGTAGTTAACCTGGTTGGAGAGGGTATCGCCGATAAGCGTTGGACTCCCGAACGTAAGCAGGCAATCCTAAAGTCGAGGGTTGATGCGGCCAGCGCTCTTTGTAGTGCTATCCAGCAGGCCGATTCTAAGCCGGATGTTGTGGTTCAAGCATCAGCTATTGGGTACTATGGGTATAAGTACGAACGTAAGGATCGGATAGAGGCTGATGAGTTCTCGGAAGTAGGAACCGGATTCCTTGCCGAGGTCTGTAAGCAGTGGGAGGATGCCATTCTTCCTTTAGAGGATGTAGTAGCTAGGTTGGTTATTGTTCGTACAGGTATTGTTTTAGGCTTCGGAGGCGGATTTCTTGGCAAGCAGCTGCCGTTATTTAAGCTCGGTTTGGGGGGCTCTATAGGTAAAGGGGTGCAGCCCTTCTCGTGGATTCATATTGACGATGAGGTTGGTGCTATTCTTCATCTGTTAAGGAGTAGGGAATCCTCGGGCGTTTACAACCTTGTAGCACCGAATCCATGTTCGTACTCCTCGTTTGTAAAAACACTTGGAGGCGTACTGCACCGCCCAGCTCTTCTTGCAATCCCTATTTGGGCCGTTAAGCTTCTATTTGGCGAAGAGATGGCAAATGAGGTGATTGTTGGAGGTAAAATCGTTGTCCCTCGTCGGCTTTTAGAGTCGGGTTACTCATTTAAATATCCCTTACTTCAGGATGCCTTAACGATGATTGTTAAGAAGGATTGA
- a CDS encoding FKBP-type peptidyl-prolyl cis-trans isomerase: MKFKVVILSTVVAAFLLSSCGKGGHKFANLADSASYAFGVSIGRNLEGYRAQNINEKVLAQAIEDVLSGDTTKVKMNDQLAMTVIQTYFTKLQKEIADKNVKDGEEFLAKNKKESGVVALPNGLQYKINAPGDQNIKPTATDTVVVNYTGTFIDGKEFDSSKKQGMPARFVLGGVIPGWTQGLQLIGKGGKIKLFIPANLAYGERGAGNVIPANSTLIFEVELLDVIKGAAPAAAKK, translated from the coding sequence ATGAAGTTTAAAGTTGTTATTCTTTCAACTGTTGTTGCAGCTTTCCTTCTTTCTTCTTGCGGAAAGGGAGGGCATAAGTTCGCTAACCTAGCAGACTCAGCCAGCTATGCTTTTGGTGTAAGCATCGGACGTAACCTAGAAGGTTATCGTGCACAAAACATCAACGAAAAAGTCCTTGCTCAGGCTATTGAAGATGTATTGAGCGGTGATACCACCAAGGTGAAGATGAACGATCAATTGGCTATGACCGTTATCCAAACATACTTTACCAAGCTACAAAAGGAAATTGCTGACAAGAATGTTAAGGACGGAGAAGAATTCTTGGCAAAGAACAAGAAAGAATCGGGCGTAGTTGCTCTTCCTAATGGTCTTCAGTATAAGATTAACGCTCCTGGTGATCAAAATATTAAGCCAACAGCTACCGATACCGTAGTTGTTAACTATACCGGTACTTTTATCGATGGTAAAGAGTTCGACTCTTCGAAGAAGCAAGGAATGCCAGCTCGTTTTGTGCTAGGTGGCGTTATTCCTGGATGGACTCAAGGTCTTCAGCTTATCGGTAAGGGTGGTAAGATTAAGCTTTTCATTCCTGCTAACCTTGCCTATGGCGAAAGAGGTGCTGGTAATGTAATTCCTGCTAACTCTACCCTTATTTTCGAAGTAGAGCTTCTTGACGTAATCAAGGGTGCTGCTCCTGCTGCTGCTAAGAAATAG
- a CDS encoding peptidylprolyl isomerase, which translates to MRTAAIHTEKGVMKVNFFEEDAPNTVENFCKLAKSGFYDGLTFHRVIPNFVIQGGCPDGTGAGGPGYSIKCETSGNNQYHDRGVLSMAHAGKDTGGSQFFICHNRQNTQHLDRRHTVFGKVYEGLEVIDLIRQGDKILKIEIFEE; encoded by the coding sequence ATGAGAACAGCAGCAATTCATACCGAAAAAGGGGTGATGAAGGTTAACTTCTTCGAAGAAGATGCGCCCAACACCGTTGAAAACTTTTGCAAGCTAGCCAAGTCGGGCTTCTACGATGGGCTTACCTTTCACCGTGTAATCCCTAACTTCGTAATTCAGGGTGGATGCCCCGATGGTACAGGAGCAGGCGGCCCCGGCTACTCTATTAAGTGCGAAACCAGCGGAAACAACCAGTACCACGATAGAGGCGTTCTTTCGATGGCACATGCCGGAAAAGATACCGGTGGCTCGCAGTTCTTTATCTGCCATAACCGTCAGAACACTCAACACCTTGACCGTCGCCATACCGTTTTCGGAAAGGTTTACGAGGGCTTAGAGGTGATCGACCTTATCCGTCAAGGCGACAAAATTCTTAAGATTGAAATTTTTGAAGAATAA
- a CDS encoding acetate--CoA ligase family protein, which yields MINEQLINPKSIVVVGGSDDIQKPGGKVLKNLLDGCFAGDLFVVNPKAENVQGAKTFKSVEDLPQVDLAILAIAAKFCPASVRELAENKGTKAFIILSAGFHEESEEGARLEQEIVDIINANNGCLIGPNCVGVMNSNHQGVFTTPIPKFDPMGVDFISGSGATAVFIMESGIPNGLTFSSVYSVGNSAQMGVEDVLKYLDETYVEGKSSKVKLIYVESINKPEMLLKHASSLISKGCRIAAVKSGSSEAGSRAASSHTGALASPDVAVEALFRKAGIVRCGGRQELSTIASIFMHPELKGKNIAVITHAGGPAVMLTDVLSNNGLNVPPITSPKAKNLLEKLFAGSSVANPIDFLATGTAQQLGDIIDACENDFDEIDAMAVIFGSPGLFPVYDVYEVLDRKMKECKKPIYPILPSVINVKDEIEAFLAKGRINFPDEVVFGAALAKVYNTPKPAVLDADSYSLDVAKIRKVVDEAENGYLLPEKVQELLDAAGVPRAKEMVVDTPAACVAALNEIGYPVVMKVVGPVHKSDVGGVVLNVTDQETALKEFERMMKIKDTTAILLQPMLSGTQLFVGAKQEGDFGHLIFCGLGGIFIEVLKDVTAGLAPIGINEAHDMIHRLKSYKIIAGARGQEPVNEDQYAEIIARVSALCKVAPEIFEMDINPLLGTRDKVVAVDARIRIEK from the coding sequence ATGATAAATGAACAGCTGATAAACCCCAAAAGCATAGTTGTTGTTGGCGGTAGCGACGATATCCAGAAACCCGGAGGTAAAGTTCTTAAAAACCTACTAGATGGCTGCTTTGCAGGCGATCTTTTTGTGGTTAACCCTAAAGCGGAAAATGTTCAGGGTGCCAAAACGTTTAAATCGGTAGAGGATCTTCCTCAGGTAGATTTGGCAATTTTGGCTATTGCCGCCAAGTTTTGTCCTGCATCTGTGCGCGAGCTGGCCGAGAATAAGGGTACAAAAGCCTTTATAATTCTTTCTGCAGGATTCCATGAGGAAAGCGAGGAAGGGGCACGTCTAGAGCAGGAGATCGTGGATATCATCAACGCAAACAATGGCTGCCTAATTGGGCCAAACTGTGTAGGGGTTATGAACTCCAACCATCAGGGCGTTTTCACTACACCAATCCCTAAGTTCGACCCTATGGGTGTCGACTTTATCTCGGGATCTGGAGCAACAGCTGTTTTCATTATGGAATCGGGGATTCCTAATGGGCTAACCTTCTCGAGCGTGTACTCCGTAGGGAATAGCGCGCAAATGGGGGTCGAAGATGTATTAAAGTATCTCGACGAGACCTATGTAGAAGGGAAAAGTTCCAAGGTTAAGCTTATATACGTAGAGAGCATCAATAAGCCCGAAATGCTGCTCAAGCACGCCTCTTCGCTAATTTCTAAGGGATGTAGGATTGCTGCCGTTAAGTCGGGATCGTCGGAGGCCGGAAGCCGTGCCGCATCGTCGCATACCGGAGCCCTTGCCAGTCCAGATGTGGCTGTCGAGGCGCTATTCCGTAAGGCGGGTATAGTTAGATGTGGAGGAAGGCAGGAGCTATCTACCATTGCCTCCATCTTTATGCATCCCGAGCTAAAGGGCAAAAATATTGCGGTGATTACCCATGCCGGTGGTCCAGCCGTAATGCTTACCGATGTGCTGTCGAATAACGGCCTTAACGTTCCTCCGATTACCAGCCCAAAAGCAAAGAATCTTCTCGAAAAGCTATTTGCCGGTTCGTCGGTGGCCAACCCTATTGACTTTTTGGCTACAGGTACTGCCCAACAGCTTGGCGATATAATTGATGCCTGCGAGAACGACTTCGACGAGATTGATGCTATGGCGGTGATCTTTGGTAGTCCTGGTCTTTTCCCCGTGTACGACGTGTACGAAGTGCTCGACCGGAAGATGAAGGAGTGCAAGAAGCCTATTTATCCTATCCTGCCAAGCGTTATCAACGTAAAGGACGAAATAGAGGCATTCCTAGCTAAGGGACGCATTAACTTCCCCGATGAGGTGGTGTTTGGTGCGGCGCTTGCCAAGGTTTACAATACCCCAAAGCCAGCTGTTCTGGATGCCGATTCGTATTCGCTAGATGTTGCAAAAATACGTAAGGTGGTAGACGAGGCCGAGAATGGCTATCTGCTACCCGAAAAGGTGCAGGAGTTGCTCGATGCAGCCGGCGTACCACGCGCAAAGGAAATGGTGGTTGATACCCCTGCAGCCTGTGTTGCAGCTCTTAACGAGATAGGCTACCCTGTGGTAATGAAGGTGGTTGGGCCGGTACATAAGTCGGACGTTGGCGGTGTGGTGCTTAACGTAACCGATCAGGAAACAGCTCTTAAGGAGTTCGAGCGTATGATGAAGATTAAGGATACGACGGCTATCCTTCTTCAGCCAATGCTAAGCGGAACCCAGCTTTTTGTGGGCGCAAAGCAGGAGGGCGACTTCGGACATTTAATATTCTGCGGTCTTGGCGGTATCTTTATAGAGGTGCTAAAGGATGTTACCGCTGGTCTTGCTCCTATAGGTATTAACGAGGCGCATGACATGATCCATAGGCTTAAATCGTACAAGATTATAGCTGGCGCAAGAGGTCAGGAGCCGGTTAACGAGGATCAGTACGCCGAGATTATTGCGAGAGTTTCGGCTCTATGCAAGGTTGCTCCCGAGATATTCGAGATGGATATAAACCCACTCTTGGGGACACGCGATAAGGTGGTCGCTGTTGATGCTCGCATTAGAATAGAAAAATAA